In Eriocheir sinensis breed Jianghai 21 chromosome 8, ASM2467909v1, whole genome shotgun sequence, the following proteins share a genomic window:
- the LOC126995402 gene encoding LOW QUALITY PROTEIN: DDB1- and CUL4-associated factor 10 homolog (The sequence of the model RefSeq protein was modified relative to this genomic sequence to represent the inferred CDS: inserted 2 bases in 1 codon), with protein MPKVKSGRVYGGVFPEYELRRREAGLRPGLGWESGLRRCLYSAITPCTSWDPHDHDPKTGFVGHGGVFNLEFSPDGSHLVAACEQRAVMVFDPLSRRQVHHIPHAHDNCVNCIKFLDSRVFASCSDDHTVALWDVRNLKRRIRLLQGHSNWVKNIEYSAADGILVTSGFDGKILGWDINGYTEESLLPTELFKMQGLMRMRLSPDCSKLVMCTTGGYMVLVHNLSLEHLAQDLQDFKPNMYRLMQLSNTPLPQAAMFTHLFYAQRNRVEFISXLPTPPSEEVIHSLQVHPQGWCILSRNTSMEDSSEWSCVHDIQELGVTACKDQDEDEDNADTGPADDLLSYDDVPPAATPEPEVHVGSSGGGGGGDSGNGNGNLHLSVTFSPRMEITLRHSPRDEVDDGGGGGGGGGGGGGGEAGGSGGGGGGEGGVAVGGAGIAVGGGGGGGGIDIQFRFTSMDVFEALEHIRERREEQRLRQDRQRPAREAADSGSGSGSSGSGSGSSGSGGGSSSSGGSNGEASWEALPRLNRNMTFSLRNRREAGREGSGRENTAAGSGGNSGGSGGRTAPSASLDSQNAFYIRTGSGNHRAILLLRPGQNYPRYYRTVDPNHKIARNIPRLTHYIEEPNVGRGFIKELCFNSDGRLICSPYAHGVRLMMFDRNCSELSTCVQDKPQTLYDVSTSNCHSNCVVSTKFSPTHCLLVSGCLNGKIVWHQPVL; from the exons ATGCCGAAGGTGAAGTCAGGCCGTGTGTATGGCGGCGTGTTCCCCGAGTACGAGCTGCGGCGCCGCGAGGCTGGGCTGCGGCCTGGCCTGGGCTGGGAGTCTGGGCTGCGGCGCTGCCTCTACTCGGCCATCACGCCATGCACCTCCTGGGACCCTCACGACCACGACCCCAAGACGGGATTCGTCGGTCACGGGGGGGTCTTCAACCTGGAGTTCTCGCCTGatgg GAGTCACCTGGTGGCGGCGTGTGAGCAGCGGGCGGTGATGGTGTTTGACCCACTATCTCGACGGCAGGTCCACCACATCCCCCACGCCCACGATAACTGTGTCAACTGTATCAA gtTCCTAGACTCCCGTGTGTTCGCCTCCTGCAGTGATGACCATACGGTGGCGCTGTGGGACGTGCGGAACCTCAAGCGCCGCATCCGCCTCCTCCAGGGGCACAGCAACTGGGTCAAGAACATCGAGTATTCAGCCGCCGATGGCATCCTCGTCACCTCGGGCTTTGATGGCAAGATCCTAGGCTGGGACATAAATGG GTACACGGAGGAGAGCCTGCTGCCAACGGAGCTCTTCAAGATGCAGGGGCTGATGCGGATGCGACTGAGCCCAGATTGCAGCAAGTTGGTCATGTGCACCACCGGCGGATACATGGTTTTGGTGCACAACCTGAGCCTCGAACACCTCGCCCAGGACCTTCAGGACttcaag CCGAACATGTACCGCCTGATGCAGCTGTCAAACACGCCGCTGCCGCAGGCCGCCATGTTCACCCACCTGTTCTATGCCCAGCGGAACCGCGTGGAGTTCATCTC ACTTCCCACACCTCCCAGCGAGGAGGTGATCCACTCCCTGCAGGTGCATCCCCAGGGCTGGTGCATCCTGTCCCGCAATACCTCCATGGAGGACTCATCTGAG TGGAGCTGTGTGCATGACATCCAGGAGCTCGGTGTGACGGCCTGCAAGGAccaggatgaggacgaggacaatGCAGACACTGGTCCTGCCGATGACCTGCTGTCCTACGATGACGTGCCGCCCGCCGCCACCCCCGAGCCTGAGGTGCATGTCGGGAgcagcggtggcggcggtggcggggacaGCGGAAACGGTAACGGCAACCTACACCTCTCAGTCACCTTTAGCCCCAGGATGGAGATAACGCTACGCCACAGCCCCAGGGACGAGGTGGATgacgggggcgggggtgggggcgggggcgggggcggtggtggtggtgaggcaggaggcagtggcggcggtggtggtggtgaggggggggtggCAGTGGGGGGGGCAGGGATAGctgtgggtggtgggggtggtggcggcggaaTTGACATCCAGTTCCGCTTCACATCGATGGATGTGTTTGAGGCGCTGGAGCACATCCGGGAGCGGCGGGAGGAGCAGCGGCTGAGGCAGGACCGCCAGCGCCCCGCCCGGGAGGCCGCCGACAGTGGCAGTGGCAGTGGCAGTAGCGGCAGCGGCagtggcagtagtggtagtggtggtggctccTCCTCCAGTGGCGGCAGCAACGGCGAGGCATCCTGGGAAGCCCTCCCACGCCTCAACCGCAACATGACCTTCAGCCTCAGGAACAGGCGTGAGGCAGGCCGGGAGGGCAGCGGTCGGGAGAACACGGCTGCGGGGTCCGGCGGTAACAGCGGCGGCAGTGGCGGCAGAACAGCCCCCTCAGCCTCCCTAGACTCCCAGAATGCTTTCTACATCCGCACGGGTTCAGGCAACCACCGCGCCATCTTGCTGCTGCGGCCAGGCCAGAACTACCCGCGTTACTACCGTACAGTGGACCCAAACCACAAGATTGCGCGCAACATCCCGCGCCTCACCCACTACATCGAGGAGCCCAATGTGGGCCGTGGCTTCATCAAGGAGCTCTGCTTCAACTCTGACGGCCGCCTCATCTGCTCGCCCTACGCCCATGGGGTGCGGCTCATGATGTTCGACCGCAACTGCTCGGAGCTGTCCACCTGTGTCCAGGACAAGCCGCAGACGCTCTACGATGTCTCCACCAGCAACTGCCACTCAAACTGCGTGGTCAGCACCAAGTTCTCCCCGACACACTGCCTTCTAGTCTCTGGCTGCCTCAATGGCAAGATCGTCTGGCACCAACCGGTTCTCTAG